In the genome of Fulvivirga maritima, one region contains:
- a CDS encoding L,D-transpeptidase family protein has protein sequence MKRAFFVLILIATVNQLFALPVEPSEEIRRWIEGKSFKIDDQPIFCKKSIPDFYMDRGFEPAWDNDDSIAELIEQIKLVHEDGLNPEDYHLSYFLKHVEGANSVTPLIDIMLTDAYFLLTSHLLIGKVNATSIDPEWKSSTKEIDLKQTLTHALAEVEVAKTINNVKPKYETYLRLKQALAEYEQMKTKGTWPLINPGETLKPGDKDDRILQLRARLAFTSYYEPPIAPDSTLKIYDEALAVSVKEFQKRNGLATDGAIGKGTLGALNETLESKIKKITVNLERCRWLPTDLGKEHIIVNIANYELHAVKDGKTMLTMNVVVGKPYRKTPVFSEKLRYLVFNPYWTVPPTILSQDILPAVRKNRNYLNYLNIKVVSGETIIDPATINWASTTASNFPYQLRQDPGPNNALGIVKFIFPNPYNVYMHDTNHRELFANTDRALSSGCIRLSRPKEMAVYILNNGNDAWDENRVDNILKTSKNYTVMIKRDIMIHLLYWTAFVDDNGIVNFRTDIYNRDDAVWKALTQDPPSL, from the coding sequence ATGAAAAGAGCCTTTTTTGTGCTGATTTTAATAGCAACCGTTAATCAGCTCTTTGCGCTGCCAGTTGAGCCTAGCGAAGAAATAAGAAGATGGATAGAAGGTAAGTCTTTCAAAATTGACGACCAGCCTATCTTCTGCAAAAAGTCTATCCCTGATTTTTATATGGATCGGGGCTTTGAACCCGCCTGGGATAACGACGACAGCATTGCTGAACTCATAGAGCAAATTAAGCTAGTTCATGAAGACGGCCTAAATCCGGAAGACTATCACCTGAGTTATTTTCTTAAGCATGTGGAAGGCGCCAATTCCGTCACGCCACTAATAGATATAATGCTTACAGATGCCTATTTCCTACTTACCTCTCACCTGCTAATAGGCAAGGTTAACGCTACCAGTATAGACCCTGAATGGAAAAGTAGCACTAAAGAAATAGACCTAAAACAGACGCTAACCCATGCACTAGCTGAAGTTGAAGTAGCCAAAACTATCAACAATGTAAAGCCAAAATATGAAACCTACCTAAGATTAAAACAGGCCCTGGCGGAATACGAACAAATGAAAACTAAGGGCACATGGCCTCTTATCAACCCAGGAGAAACTTTAAAGCCTGGAGATAAAGATGATCGCATATTACAACTTAGAGCTCGCCTGGCATTTACCAGTTACTATGAACCACCAATAGCTCCAGATTCTACACTTAAAATTTATGATGAAGCACTGGCTGTATCCGTAAAAGAATTTCAAAAGAGGAATGGTCTGGCTACTGATGGAGCCATCGGGAAGGGTACTCTGGGAGCTTTGAATGAGACCTTAGAAAGCAAAATAAAAAAGATAACCGTTAATTTAGAGCGTTGTCGCTGGCTGCCAACTGATTTAGGCAAGGAGCACATTATTGTAAATATTGCTAATTATGAGCTTCATGCGGTAAAAGACGGAAAAACTATGCTTACTATGAATGTGGTGGTAGGCAAGCCTTACCGTAAAACACCTGTTTTTAGTGAAAAGCTCAGATACCTGGTCTTTAATCCTTATTGGACTGTGCCTCCCACTATACTTTCGCAAGACATATTACCTGCGGTAAGAAAAAACAGAAACTACCTCAATTACCTCAACATAAAAGTAGTTAGCGGAGAAACCATTATTGATCCTGCTACTATTAACTGGGCCTCCACTACAGCGTCTAATTTCCCTTATCAGCTAAGGCAAGATCCTGGGCCTAATAACGCATTAGGCATAGTGAAATTTATTTTCCCTAATCCTTACAATGTTTATATGCATGACACCAATCACAGAGAGCTTTTTGCTAATACTGATCGCGCTTTGAGCTCTGGCTGCATTCGCCTTTCAAGACCTAAAGAAATGGCTGTATATATACTAAATAACGGTAATGATGCCTGGGATGAAAACAGAGTAGACAACATCCTAAAAACCTCTAAGAACTATACTGTAATGATCAAAAGAGACATTATGATTCACCTGCTATATTGGACGGCCTTTGTTGATGATAATGGAATTGTAAACTTCAGGACAGATATTTACAACAGAGATGATGCAGTATGGAAGGCCTTAACTCAAGACCCTCCATCTTTATAA
- a CDS encoding murein L,D-transpeptidase catalytic domain family protein, translating into MIRRTILSFLIVVLVPYSSLFANIPVSEKSKALASYIENNYALLKTTGPKPEYELFKKGLIGYLNLKKQNKLSESGLLTLIDFRMSSNKKRLWIIDLKTHEVLYHTLVAHGRNSGNEFAKKFSNVPNSNTSSLGFYVTGETYSGKHGLSLRLDGVEAGFNNNARDRAIVMHGANYVDKSFTKNYGRLGRSFGCPSIPMGLREEIIPLIAEKSCLFIYYPDNEYLQNSNLINEEVAYEAIHSVSYLL; encoded by the coding sequence ATGATAAGAAGAACTATCCTCTCTTTTTTAATAGTTGTGCTTGTTCCTTATTCTAGTCTTTTCGCTAACATTCCGGTATCTGAAAAAAGTAAAGCTCTGGCGAGCTATATCGAGAATAACTATGCGCTGCTTAAAACCACTGGCCCTAAACCTGAGTATGAACTCTTCAAAAAAGGATTGATTGGTTATCTGAATTTAAAAAAGCAAAATAAACTTTCTGAAAGTGGTTTGCTTACTCTCATTGACTTTCGAATGTCTTCTAATAAAAAGCGTCTATGGATTATTGATCTTAAAACTCACGAGGTCCTTTATCATACTTTAGTAGCCCATGGTAGAAACAGTGGTAATGAGTTTGCCAAGAAGTTTTCTAATGTGCCTAACTCTAACACTAGTAGCTTGGGTTTTTATGTAACAGGTGAAACTTATTCAGGCAAGCATGGCCTTTCTTTGAGATTAGATGGTGTAGAAGCTGGTTTTAATAATAATGCCAGAGATAGAGCCATCGTAATGCACGGAGCTAATTATGTAGATAAATCTTTCACTAAGAATTATGGAAGATTAGGTCGCAGTTTTGGTTGTCCTTCTATCCCAATGGGGCTGAGAGAAGAGATTATTCCTTTGATAGCTGAAAAAAGCTGCCTATTTATTTATTATCCGGATAATGAATATCTTCAAAATTCTAACTTAATAAATGAAGAAGTAGCCTACGAAGCCATTCACTCCGTAAGCTACCTATTATAA
- a CDS encoding L,D-transpeptidase family protein, translating to MKRTSQLESKGLINHDPNDTFKYTVEPAEGNLTKLPNSALKSYIQLFLDTLTTAHYIPDNIHREEVKQEVDSFYQLNDHKLFWLSYDGPSPKIKILQAELLNASAHGLNSEDYNISKLINYEQQVFSKKPVNAFELMQLDVRLSIAYLSYGYHLKNGRIKPIQIDKLWSSEYAPEPVAHELYQDDIQKALKEMAPKNENYESLQKALAFYKAIQVNGEWSTLPEKTNLRLGDSSVLIPQLKQRLVFSNDLAEEELKKDSIYFSEALESAVKRFQSRNGLTTDGIVGKGTVQVMNIPLQSRIDQIKLNLERMRWMPSNLGNKFIYVNIPAYELFVFDDGDTPVHMRVITGETDHATPVLTDRLTHLVFSPTWTIPKKIIQNEMLHRMKTDSTYLTRNGYELYEGWNSTAPIDPTSVNWDEVNVSNLRVVQKPGRSNALGLVKFPLTNDRSIYLHDTPSDYLFTRDKRAFSHGCVRLEQPDVLAEYLLKDQNWDNKKVREYMEKGEPATISLNEEIPVFLVYRTCWVDKTGLVNFRKDIYNIDDIQLVKLRDMQKQKIVSLF from the coding sequence ATGAAAAGAACCTCACAACTTGAGTCGAAAGGTCTAATAAATCATGACCCTAACGACACCTTCAAGTATACAGTAGAACCGGCTGAAGGTAACCTGACTAAACTTCCCAATTCAGCTCTAAAATCTTACATACAACTGTTTTTAGACACTTTAACTACTGCTCACTACATACCGGATAATATCCATAGGGAAGAGGTGAAACAAGAAGTTGACAGTTTCTATCAATTGAACGATCATAAGCTGTTTTGGCTATCTTACGATGGACCATCTCCTAAAATAAAAATACTTCAGGCCGAATTACTCAATGCTTCGGCTCATGGTTTAAATTCAGAAGATTATAATATTTCTAAACTCATTAATTATGAACAACAGGTTTTCTCTAAAAAACCGGTTAATGCCTTTGAACTGATGCAACTTGATGTCCGCCTATCAATAGCTTACCTTTCATATGGCTATCATTTAAAAAATGGTAGAATTAAACCAATACAAATAGATAAATTATGGAGTTCTGAGTATGCTCCCGAACCTGTAGCTCATGAGCTTTATCAAGACGATATTCAAAAAGCCTTGAAAGAGATGGCTCCTAAAAATGAAAACTACGAATCATTACAAAAAGCCTTAGCCTTTTATAAGGCAATTCAGGTAAACGGAGAATGGAGCACATTACCGGAAAAAACGAATCTGAGACTGGGAGATAGCAGTGTTTTAATTCCTCAACTTAAGCAAAGACTAGTGTTCTCTAATGACCTGGCAGAGGAAGAATTAAAGAAAGACAGCATCTATTTCAGTGAGGCCTTAGAGTCTGCTGTAAAAAGATTTCAAAGCAGAAATGGGCTTACTACAGATGGTATAGTAGGAAAAGGAACCGTACAAGTAATGAACATTCCTCTACAATCAAGAATAGATCAGATAAAACTCAACTTAGAAAGAATGCGCTGGATGCCTAGTAACTTGGGCAATAAGTTCATTTATGTGAATATACCGGCCTATGAATTATTTGTGTTTGATGATGGTGACACGCCTGTACATATGCGTGTGATAACTGGAGAAACTGACCACGCCACACCTGTTTTAACTGACCGATTAACCCACTTAGTATTTAGCCCTACATGGACTATTCCTAAAAAGATTATACAAAATGAAATGCTTCACCGCATGAAAACGGATTCCACTTATTTAACCAGAAATGGATATGAGCTTTATGAGGGCTGGAACTCTACCGCTCCAATAGATCCAACTTCTGTTAACTGGGATGAAGTAAATGTGAGTAATCTGAGAGTAGTACAAAAACCTGGCAGATCTAATGCCCTGGGATTAGTAAAATTTCCTTTAACTAATGACAGAAGCATTTACCTTCATGACACGCCATCTGATTACCTTTTCACCCGCGATAAAAGAGCTTTCAGCCATGGATGCGTAAGGTTAGAACAACCAGATGTACTGGCAGAATATTTACTTAAAGACCAAAATTGGGATAATAAAAAAGTAAGAGAATACATGGAGAAAGGCGAGCCCGCCACCATTTCTTTAAATGAAGAAATACCAGTATTCTTAGTTTATAGAACCTGTTGGGTAGATAAAACCGGTCTAGTTAATTTCAGAAAGGATATTTATAACATTGATGATATCCAGTTAGTAAAGCTAAGAGACATGCAAAAGCAAAAGATAGTGAGTCTATTTTAA